The following is a genomic window from Geoalkalibacter halelectricus.
CATAGGTGATGTCGTTGCGCACACGAACCAGGTCGTCGACATCAACCAACGTGTCATCGCTGACGGCACTTTTGAACTCGAAAACATAGGCATCCTGGAAATCGCGAGGCTGAGTCACATCGCCATCCGCGCCAACTGCCATGTCATGGCAGCTCACGCAGCCCAGGGCGTTCCAACGCGGGGAACCGATTCGGTCCAGACCCTGCGCAAGGTTATTGCTGAAGGTCAATTTCGGAAATTCACGACCGGTATGGCACGGGGTACAACTAGTGCTCTCATAGGAAAATGCGTTGGAAAAATAATTGCCGTGGGTCTTGCCGATACCTTCCGCGAAGGCGCGGGCCATTTCGCCCTCAAACTTATTGTTCGAGTGCGGGTCATGGCAAGAGGTACATGCGTTGGGGCTGGCCGGATTAACACCATAGCCCGTCACCGGTCCAGCAAAATCACCAAAGAAAGCACTCAATGTACCTGCGAAGTGGGTGTTGGACATCGTCCGGCTAAAGGCCGGGGTGCCATCAGCGCGGCGCGCGTGATAGTCGATTTCATCTCTGGTGTCCGCATCAACGGTGCCGTAAATGTCGGCCAACGCATATTCGAACATGCCGCCGTCATTATAGCCGGCGTCCGGGTTATAGGTCACTTTCAGATCAACCATGTGGCATGCGGTACACAGGTTGAATTCGGCGGAGAACACTACGCGATCTTGAGGAGCAGGCCCTGTATCAGTCGACACAGTTATATCAATCTCATCGAGATCGACACCGAGGTCATCTTCCCAATCGAGCCCCAAGCCAGCGGCGGTCTGATCCCCAAGTCCGCGGATCGCACCCGAATGGGCATCATGACAGGTTGTACAGCGCTTCATTGCGCTTTCATCACCGTCCCATCCTTCGGGATAGAGCTGTCTTTGCTTGACCGAAATGACACCATTGGTCCCGACGGCAGTCGCCATATCCCCATAGGTCGTGATCTTTTGATCGATAGAAAGGTAGGCCACGGCGCCCTGGTGGCTGTGGCAGGCGCGACAGCCGGATTCGCTGTTGTTAATGCGCTGTCTTGGATTGCCTTTGGGACTCGCGGCGAAACGCTCCGAGATTATATTGGAGAAAGGATTATTCCCCAGATGCGTACCAGCCGCGGCCACGGTCAAAGCACTGTGGCACTGGGCACATTGGGCGTCACCAGGCGCGGGGAACGGCAGGGGACCCAGGCCGCGGTGGGCGCTGCCACCGCCATGGCAAGATTCGCAACCGACGACATTTTGGCGGTCAATCCCAAAGGCCTGCAAGGCCTCTACACCGTCACCGTCCGGATCATGGCAACGGAGACAGGTAGCTCTCGTATCGCCATAGCTGCCCGCCGCATGCTTGCTATCCAGCCATTTGGCAACCTGCGGTCCGCCGGCATGGCAGGTCGAACAGTTGAAGATACCAACCGTCTGCACATCCGCCGGATCGATGGGTGTCACATCCGTGCCCCCCGACCCACTGCTGCCGCAGCCCCAGAGCATCGCCGCGCTGAGCAGCAATGCGGTGAGAAAAGCGAGTTTCCTTGTTTGCATTGTGTTACCTCCTCTGTGTGTGTGGCGGGAAAATCCCTCTAGTGGCAAATTCTGCAGGTTTTGCCGTTACTGGCTCTATCGAGTCGATTCTTGCGGTCATCCCAGCCCTTGCCGTGGGGGTTGAAGCCGACGGCGCCGCCCTTGGCGCTGTGGCAGCTCAGGCAGACATCGCCCTGGGGATGGCAGGCCTGGCAGGTGGCGAGATTGCGGCGCGCTTCGCGGGCGTGATTCACCGACCAGTCATGGAAATTGGGCGCCACCGAACCTTGCAGGTGACAGGAGTCGCAGTTGGTGCCCGCGGTCATGCCGGCGTGGATGGCGTCGATGTCGCCGTTGAAGCCCAGGCCGAAGGTGCGTGTATGGGAAGGCCCGCCCGCGCGTCCGGTGCGGCCGCGGAAATCGGCGTGGCAGTCCATGCAGAAGCTCGACTCGTGGCAGCTCGCGCAGAGCTGCTGGTTGGTGCGCGCGGCGATGGGATGGGTGATGTGGAAGTCGCTGCTGTGCACGTTGATCATGGCGTTGCCGAAATCGCCCTGCTCGTCGGCGAAGCCGGCCGTGTGGCAATCGAGACAGAAGCTCTGCTGGTGGCAGGCCGCGCAGTCCATGGCGCCGCTTTTGGCTTCGCTGCGG
Proteins encoded in this region:
- a CDS encoding cytochrome C, which translates into the protein MTRKGLLSLVLLLVSASLVWGMRFDHRAHLEDYFPGISCDACHLPDAPSIIPDKDVCLDCHGPEYGEMTTLGAIKTHGPVWALNHRSEAKSGAMDCAACHQQSFCLDCHTAGFADEQGDFGNAMINVHSSDFHITHPIAARTNQQLCASCHESSFCMDCHADFRGRTGRAGGPSHTRTFGLGFNGDIDAIHAGMTAGTNCDSCHLQGSVAPNFHDWSVNHAREARRNLATCQACHPQGDVCLSCHSAKGGAVGFNPHGKGWDDRKNRLDRASNGKTCRICH